The following proteins are co-located in the Pleurocapsa minor HA4230-MV1 genome:
- a CDS encoding response regulator transcription factor, with the protein MYLLKNYYNLADSKKKILIIDDDLTLHHLIGRFLNYNGYTTEAVTDCATARKIIPKFQPNLIISDINLPDDTGLNLCEEMRQTGVMIIMLSSMTDNNYILEAFSRGADDYITKPFDLQILQARISALLRRGNNNLVSFTNKKSISLDNLKIDFYRRQVLLNDRLVSLTALEFDLLYFLANNPNRVWDRAELISAIWQNENYAGDDRKVDIHIGRIRKKIGDGNGDYIKTVWGRGYMFELSSSNAVKLAN; encoded by the coding sequence GTGTATTTATTAAAAAATTATTATAATTTGGCAGATTCAAAAAAAAAGATTTTAATTATTGATGATGATCTGACTTTACATCATTTAATTGGTCGTTTTCTTAACTACAATGGTTACACCACAGAAGCTGTTACAGACTGTGCTACAGCTAGAAAAATAATTCCTAAATTTCAACCCAACTTAATTATTTCTGATATCAATTTACCAGATGATACGGGACTTAATCTGTGTGAAGAAATGCGCCAGACTGGTGTGATGATTATCATGCTCAGTTCGATGACTGATAATAACTATATTTTAGAAGCTTTTTCTAGGGGAGCAGATGATTATATTACTAAACCTTTTGACCTCCAAATTCTCCAAGCAAGAATTTCAGCCTTATTAAGAAGAGGCAACAATAACCTGGTATCTTTCACCAATAAAAAATCCATCTCATTAGATAATTTAAAAATTGACTTTTATCGCCGACAAGTTCTACTAAACGATCGCCTTGTTTCTCTAACGGCGCTAGAATTTGATCTGTTGTATTTCCTAGCTAATAATCCTAATCGAGTCTGGGATCGCGCAGAATTAATTTCCGCTATTTGGCAAAATGAAAATTATGCAGGAGACGATCGCAAAGTAGATATTCACATTGGGCGAATACGTAAAAAGATTGGCGACGGGAACGGAGACTATATTAAAACTGTCTGGGGACGAGGCTATATGTTTGAGTTATCTAGTTCCAATGCAGTAAAATTGGCAAACTGA
- the ychF gene encoding redox-regulated ATPase YchF, which produces MLRAGIVGLPNVGKSTMFNALVANAKADAANFPFCTIEPNVGVVSVPDHRLEVLSKLSSSQKLVPTRIEFVDIAGLVKGASKGEGLGNQFLANIREVDAIVHMVRCFEDDDIIHVAGSVDPVRDIEIINLELILADLAQVEKRIARQRKSAKNDPQAQAEVALLEKISEVLNDGRSVRSMDLTEDDLLMIKSLGLLSNKPIIYATNVSEDDLATGNEWVESVREFVKDEAAKVVVVSAQVESELVELSPEETADFLEALGVEEGGLKSLIRATYDLLGLRTYLTTGEQETRAWTITAGMKAPQAAAVIHTDFEKKFIKAETISYDDLITTGSKNAAREKGLLRLEGKDYVVQEGDVIEFRVGG; this is translated from the coding sequence ATGTTAAGAGCAGGAATCGTCGGATTACCCAACGTGGGTAAATCTACAATGTTTAATGCCTTGGTAGCCAATGCTAAGGCTGATGCTGCCAATTTTCCTTTTTGCACCATTGAACCCAATGTGGGGGTGGTATCTGTCCCTGACCATCGACTAGAGGTACTGTCTAAACTCTCTAGCTCACAAAAATTAGTCCCCACCAGAATTGAGTTTGTGGATATTGCTGGATTGGTCAAAGGAGCTAGTAAAGGAGAGGGATTAGGTAATCAGTTTCTCGCTAATATTCGGGAAGTAGATGCGATCGTTCACATGGTACGCTGCTTTGAGGATGACGATATTATTCACGTTGCTGGCTCGGTAGATCCTGTCAGAGATATTGAAATCATTAATTTGGAGCTGATTCTGGCGGATCTGGCGCAGGTAGAAAAACGCATTGCCAGACAGCGTAAAAGCGCCAAAAATGATCCCCAGGCTCAAGCAGAAGTTGCCCTGCTAGAGAAAATTAGTGAAGTTCTCAATGATGGTCGATCTGTCCGCAGCATGGATTTAACGGAAGATGATCTACTGATGATTAAATCATTAGGATTATTAAGCAACAAGCCAATTATTTATGCCACTAATGTCTCTGAAGATGATTTGGCGACAGGCAATGAATGGGTAGAATCAGTTCGCGAATTTGTTAAGGATGAAGCAGCTAAGGTAGTAGTGGTTTCGGCTCAGGTAGAGTCTGAATTAGTCGAGCTTTCGCCAGAGGAAACCGCAGACTTTCTCGAAGCCTTGGGAGTAGAGGAAGGGGGTTTAAAATCTCTAATTCGCGCTACCTACGATCTTTTAGGTTTGCGTACCTATCTAACTACAGGAGAGCAAGAAACCCGCGCCTGGACAATTACCGCAGGTATGAAAGCACCCCAAGCAGCAGCCGTAATTCATACCGATTTTGAAAAGAAATTCATTAAGGCAGAAACCATTAGCTACGATGATTTAATTACTACAGGTTCTAAAAATGCAGCCAGAGAAAAAGGCTTGTTGCGTTTAGAGGGTAAAGATTATGTTGTCCAAGAGGGAGACGTGATTGAATTCCGCGTTGGGGGTTAA